The Bradyrhizobium betae genomic interval GTGCGGATGGTGTGCGACCAGAACTGCAACTGCTGGCCAACGCGCTACCGCGAACACCGGCCGCCACTGCTGGCCGATCGCCCCCACCTCGGCTGTCCGTCACCGGCAGTCGGCCGCCCCGCTCTTGGGTATTACAATGGTCACTACCGCGCTGGCCCCGCAACAGGCGTCGGATTTGACAGTCTCGGAGCCCGCGAATTGCCGTTCCCATTCTGAGGCTGCCTGCAAATCGACCCGCAATTTTAGACGCGGATCCCCAGTTAAGGCAGGGCTATCGCATGTGGCTGAGGAGTTGGGCGAGGAGGCATCTTCCCACCCGGCGAGCTAGACCTCTTACCACACTACCCGGAGATCAGCGCTACCTAGCTTCGGTCAACGGAAGTCAGGCGAGCGTCAGTTGAATATGATACATTGCTCCCGGTCACTGTTCCCGCCCAGGGGATTAGGTGGCTGCGAGGCCCGATTTAGATTCGCCTCCGTTTCCGGGCCTCGCTAAGAAGGGGCGCCTCACTGTCGCTGCCGATTTTCGGTAGCGTTCCCCGGGATGCCCAGCCACACGGAGTCCAGCGCAAGCGCCTCGCGAGCAAGCACTCGATTGGCAAAAATGCTTGCCCGGATCATGCGGAATAAGTGGCTGGTTGTCAGCTTGGTTGACAGCTCCCTATCATCTCCGTTAAGCCGGTTTGATCGTAGAGAGGGCTGGGTAAACCTTTGGAAGATTTAGCAAATCTAGTCGCATGGTACGGAGAGAGGTCAGCCTACGTAGGCATGGAAGTGCTCTCGCTGCCGACGCCGGAGTTTGCTACGTCTTCCGGGCCTCTCGTTTCTTTTAGCACCAACAACTATTTAGGTATCGCTGCGTGTGCTCGCATCAAGGCTGCCGCAAAGGATGCGATTGATCGATATGGCGTCGGAAACTGCGAGTCGCGCCTCCTCTCCGGAAACCTCAGCATATACTCTGACCTCGAAGACCGACTGGCGATTTCAAAGGGACTGCCGAAGGCTCTGCTGTTTGCTACAGGTTATCTAGCAAATCTGGGAGCGCTATCGACGTTACCCCGGGCGACTCTCTACGCGAGAGCACTCGGCTACGATCCTTCATCTGTTGCCAGCTATGCCTATTTTAGCGATCAGTTTAATCACGTGAGCATTAAAGAGGGGATTCGGGCTTCTGGAGCCTCTCGCTTCAGTTATCGCCACCTAGACCTTGATCACCTTGAGCGGAGCCTCCGAAAGAGTACGGCAACGAACAAGATCATCGTAACTGATGGAGTGTTCAGTCAGGACGGCGACATAGCGCCGATCCCTGAGCTTCTCAGTCTCGCAGACCGGTACGATGCGTTTCTTTACGTAGATGACGCGCATGGGACAGGCGTGCTTGGTCGCTCCGGACAAGGAGTGCTCGAGCATTTCGGAATCGTTAGCGATCGGATCATCTATATGGGAACGCTGAGCAAAGCTTACGGCGCCATAGGGGGCTTTGTAGCTGCTAGTCCTCACATTATCGAAGTCCTTCGCCTTGTTTCTCCGGCTCACGGATTCACCTCAGCGATGCCACCAGACCAAATTGCGGCCGTTGAGACTGCGATGGATATAGTCGCCGATGAGCCGGAGCGGCGTGTTCGTTTGTGGGCCAATCAGCGTTATCTGCTTTCGAAGCTCGATGAATTATGTTGTGCGGTTGTGTCGAGATCCACGCCGATCGTGCCTCTTCTCGTTCGCGACGAGATGGCGGCCGTTCGACTTTCATCCATTTTGCGCAAAATGGGCATCCACGTTGATGCCATCAAATTCCCCGCTGTTCCTCTCGGTTCAGCGCGCATCCGCATTCAACTAAATGCCTGTCATACGAAAATGCAGATCGACAATCTGATTGCCGCGCTGGAACAGAATAAATGCCTTTTGCGAGATGGAGGCAAGCGGCTGCTTCATGCAGAGATAGGAGTGTAGGAGTCTAGCGTCGGTGATCGAGGAAGCGCACGGCATCGTAACGCCTCGGCAACTGGTGCATCTGGCGACGCCAAACGGTGCGCCCACGCAACGAATTTCAGCAAACCTGGTGCTATTCAGCACGCTCTCCGAAGCCGTCCGACGTACGGCCGCCGCGGCCATCGAGGATCTTTGCGATAGATTGATTCATCGGTACGGCGAGAACTTGGGCGAGGCCGGTTACAACGCTTGGGCCTCCCTTCTGAGAGAGTCGGGGAACGTATCTCCTGACCTCCAGCTTCGTGCTTCGTTACCCACGCTTCCGTTCGCGATGGGAAAGCGCGACTTGCCGATCAGTGCCCTTATCCGCGGAATCCGGCTCGCTTTCGCGTGACGATTTCGGACAACGCCATGCGCAATGCGGTGAAGCGCGTGCTGGCAGCCTTCGGTCGCACTCAGATGCCGACCGAAGGCGCGACTGAGAAATCCGCCGCCTGACCGTGGACATCGACCTCACGCCCGGCGGCCAGCGATGTCTACCGGCCTGAGGCGTCAGAAGAGCCATCTAGGCTCACCTCGAAGGCGAGGACCATCTTAAGTTTGTCATTCTCAGGTAGTGCTGCCTCGGCGTAGCTAATTGCGGCCTCCAAGACGCGGAGATCCGCGGTGTCGTTATATTTTTTGATAAGCAACTTGCAGTCTTTGATCGAAGCTCGTGTTGCGCGCTCGAGATCGAACATCTCGTCTTTCCTAAAAGGTTGCTCTGCACCGTGCATCGACGCGACCACTCGCGATCAATTGTCCAGTCTCCGATCTAAAAATTCATAACTTACCCGATCGCCCAAATGGATAGCGCGTAGGATGGGTAGAGCGCTTGCGAAACCCATCAGACTTGTTATGAGGCGGGACTTCGATGGGTTTCGCTTCGCTCTGCCCATCCTACGTACTAATCAAAATAAGTGATCGTCTTCTTCACCACCATCGGCTTCCCCTGGTCGAAGAGAAATCTCAAATCTCCGTCGCGTGATC includes:
- a CDS encoding aminotransferase class I/II-fold pyridoxal phosphate-dependent enzyme, encoding MEVLSLPTPEFATSSGPLVSFSTNNYLGIAACARIKAAAKDAIDRYGVGNCESRLLSGNLSIYSDLEDRLAISKGLPKALLFATGYLANLGALSTLPRATLYARALGYDPSSVASYAYFSDQFNHVSIKEGIRASGASRFSYRHLDLDHLERSLRKSTATNKIIVTDGVFSQDGDIAPIPELLSLADRYDAFLYVDDAHGTGVLGRSGQGVLEHFGIVSDRIIYMGTLSKAYGAIGGFVAASPHIIEVLRLVSPAHGFTSAMPPDQIAAVETAMDIVADEPERRVRLWANQRYLLSKLDELCCAVVSRSTPIVPLLVRDEMAAVRLSSILRKMGIHVDAIKFPAVPLGSARIRIQLNACHTKMQIDNLIAALEQNKCLLRDGGKRLLHAEIGV